Proteins found in one Candidatus Hydrogenedentota bacterium genomic segment:
- the nifA gene encoding nif-specific transcriptional activator NifA, with amino-acid sequence MPDSPPGRDRQYERSELALLFDISQILDRSMDLRDEVGSILKALAKHTGMVRGTLTLLNRETDEILIEEAHGLSAKQRERARYRPGEGVTGKVVQTGRAMVIPRISEEPLFLDKTKARSNMRKDELGFVCVPIKIDNEVVGALSADRLYLEPVSLDEDLWMLSIVAKMIAQAVRLRRAALEEQQRLIDQNKRLQQELEERYHPANIVGNSGAMQRVYDLIAQVAKSDTTVLIRGESGVGKELVAQAIHYNSHRATMSFIKVNCAALPESVVESELFGHEKGAFTGAIRERKGRFELANGGSIFLDEIGDLTPAMQIRLLRVLQEREFERVGSTDTIKVNVRVIAATNRDLDMLMEQSAFRQDLYYRLNVFPIHLPPLRERKSDILDLANFFVEKYSKANGKNVRRISTPAIDMMMSYHWPGNVRELENCIERGVLLTNDDVLHGHHLPPTLQTAEASNTVITGTLESTLDSVEHEMIVEALKNARGNKARAARALGISERIMGLRVRKHGISTRAYRPARHRS; translated from the coding sequence ATGCCAGACAGTCCCCCGGGGCGAGATAGACAATATGAACGCAGTGAACTGGCGCTGCTCTTCGATATCAGTCAGATCCTCGACCGCAGCATGGACTTGCGCGACGAAGTCGGGTCCATCCTGAAGGCTCTTGCGAAGCATACGGGCATGGTCCGCGGCACCTTGACGCTGCTGAACCGGGAGACCGACGAGATCCTCATCGAGGAAGCCCACGGTTTATCTGCCAAACAGCGCGAACGAGCGAGGTATCGTCCCGGCGAAGGCGTGACCGGCAAGGTGGTTCAGACCGGCCGCGCCATGGTGATACCCCGGATCTCGGAGGAGCCCCTTTTCCTGGATAAAACGAAGGCGCGCAGCAACATGCGTAAAGACGAGCTTGGCTTTGTGTGCGTGCCGATCAAGATCGACAACGAGGTAGTGGGCGCGTTGAGCGCCGACAGGCTATATCTCGAGCCGGTGTCTCTCGACGAAGACCTGTGGATGCTGAGCATCGTCGCGAAGATGATTGCCCAGGCCGTGCGGCTGCGGCGCGCGGCCCTCGAAGAACAGCAGCGTCTCATAGACCAGAACAAGCGATTGCAGCAGGAATTGGAGGAGCGCTATCACCCGGCCAACATTGTGGGAAATTCGGGCGCCATGCAGCGGGTCTACGACCTTATCGCCCAAGTGGCCAAGAGCGACACGACGGTGCTTATCCGGGGCGAAAGCGGCGTGGGCAAGGAACTCGTCGCACAGGCCATTCACTATAACAGCCACCGGGCGACGATGTCGTTCATTAAAGTGAATTGCGCCGCGCTGCCGGAGTCGGTCGTAGAAAGCGAATTGTTCGGTCACGAGAAAGGGGCTTTCACGGGCGCCATCCGGGAACGCAAAGGACGTTTCGAGCTGGCTAACGGCGGCTCGATCTTCCTCGACGAGATCGGAGATCTGACGCCGGCCATGCAGATTCGTCTGCTGCGGGTACTTCAAGAACGGGAATTCGAGCGCGTGGGCAGCACGGACACGATAAAGGTGAACGTCCGGGTGATCGCCGCCACGAACCGCGACCTCGATATGCTGATGGAACAAAGCGCCTTCCGGCAAGACCTCTATTACCGGTTGAACGTGTTCCCTATCCATCTGCCACCGTTGCGGGAACGCAAGAGCGACATTCTCGACCTTGCCAATTTCTTCGTCGAGAAATACAGCAAAGCCAACGGCAAGAACGTGCGCCGTATCTCGACTCCAGCTATCGACATGATGATGAGCTACCATTGGCCCGGGAATGTCCGGGAGCTGGAAAACTGCATCGAACGCGGGGTCCTGCTGACCAATGACGACGTGCTCCACGGCCACCACCTCCCGCCTACACTGCAGACCGCCGAAGCCAGCAATACCGTCATAACAGGCACCCTGGAAAGCACACTCGATTCCGTAGAACACGAGATGATCGTCGAGGCATTAAAGAATGCCCGCGGGAACAAGGCACGCGCCGCGCGCGCACTCGGGATCAGCGAGCGCATCATGGGACTCCGCGTGCGAAAACACGGCATCAGCACGAGAGCGTACCGCCCCGCCCGCCACCGGTCGTAA
- a CDS encoding glycoside hydrolase family 38 C-terminal domain-containing protein — MRAYYCPGTHWDREWYEPFQEFRMWLVELIDDLLDLLEKRPEYRCFHLDGQAVVLEDYLLARPENKERLITMMNAGRILAGPWYVLPDEWLISGESYIRNIMKGRAVCRELGVPAMNFAYTPDQFGHIAALPTIMTGLGLQAGICWRGTQDENYPALFQWIGPDGSRMPTYKLRDDGSYAPFLFKFRNRIEGDELDNSLFTEHFEPYLNEERQRSDVPLVLLLDAIDHFPADERSIAILEKLKERYPDVEFVWASLEEFGRDMAAHSASMPERTGELREPCRASGRGGQYLIVHTISSRYPLKKANDECQVLLEHWAEPLALVLRMQGAQPNLRYLDLAWEYLLKNHPHDSICGCSVDQVHRDMCFRFDQCRMLADGLVRRATAAMGGASESRDALAHVVIHNPLPFERKGVFDIALPFARDFAPKYVDGLTTGEAINRFRLLDKKGRPLPCQLTGIEHDTLHKRLRSDGRHHNFGGDVYRLAVEMTLPACGFTGLRVEPTEESNRNFGSLLSGPMTAATERLSLTVHPDGTAALSDKASGMTCGPLFLYEDTGDSGDGWTRGQLTNDIAYKSPGTRVTTALEEDGPLRAVFRVEREFELPAAMDRKTRKRSDGRVCLRVTDRIFVTKGSPCVNVKTRVENTVRDHRLRVLFPTPIKTGISFAETPFAVVERAIDVPAEAALWHERVNPETAFTRLFGIQDGQKGLAILCPAGLHEYEVTQTPERALSLTLFRSTQQTVGTPGQPDGQLLEPMEFDYLVYPFAAPFDAVAALRIVQEAQTGIRTHEAESLPDDVSFCRLEDNAAVVTALKPAADGNGGILRLWNPTDDNVAETVSFSKSLNAAHVCNLAEEPGQALTLKHGKRFTVQVPARGLATVRFTW, encoded by the coding sequence ATGCGTGCATACTATTGCCCGGGGACCCATTGGGATCGCGAATGGTACGAGCCGTTTCAGGAATTCCGCATGTGGCTGGTGGAGCTTATCGATGACCTGTTGGACCTTCTGGAGAAGCGGCCCGAATACAGGTGCTTTCATCTCGATGGTCAAGCGGTAGTGCTCGAGGACTACCTGCTGGCGCGCCCGGAGAACAAGGAGCGCCTCATCACGATGATGAACGCGGGCCGCATTCTGGCGGGACCCTGGTACGTGTTGCCCGACGAGTGGCTGATCTCCGGCGAAAGTTACATCCGAAACATCATGAAAGGGCGGGCGGTCTGCCGGGAACTGGGCGTGCCCGCAATGAATTTCGCGTACACTCCGGATCAATTTGGCCACATCGCGGCGCTTCCGACAATCATGACGGGGCTAGGGCTTCAGGCTGGCATCTGCTGGCGGGGAACGCAAGACGAAAACTATCCCGCCCTGTTCCAGTGGATAGGTCCGGACGGCAGCAGAATGCCCACCTACAAACTCCGCGACGACGGCAGTTATGCGCCGTTCCTTTTCAAGTTTCGCAACAGGATCGAAGGCGACGAGCTGGACAACAGCCTTTTCACAGAGCACTTCGAACCATATCTCAACGAGGAGCGCCAGCGGAGTGACGTGCCGCTCGTGCTGTTGTTGGACGCCATCGACCATTTCCCCGCCGACGAACGGAGTATCGCCATCCTGGAGAAACTGAAAGAGCGGTATCCCGATGTCGAGTTCGTATGGGCGTCGCTGGAGGAGTTCGGACGGGACATGGCCGCTCATTCGGCAAGCATGCCCGAACGGACGGGCGAACTGCGGGAACCGTGCCGCGCTTCCGGCCGCGGAGGCCAGTACTTGATCGTTCATACCATCTCGTCGCGATATCCCCTCAAGAAAGCCAACGATGAATGCCAAGTCCTCCTTGAGCATTGGGCAGAGCCGCTGGCGCTCGTTCTGCGGATGCAGGGGGCACAGCCCAACCTGCGCTACCTGGACCTGGCCTGGGAATATCTGCTGAAGAATCACCCGCATGATTCGATCTGCGGATGCAGCGTCGACCAGGTGCACCGCGACATGTGTTTCCGTTTCGATCAGTGCCGAATGCTGGCGGACGGATTGGTCCGCCGGGCCACTGCGGCCATGGGCGGCGCAAGCGAGTCGCGCGACGCCCTCGCCCACGTGGTGATTCACAATCCTTTGCCCTTCGAACGCAAGGGGGTCTTCGACATCGCGTTGCCATTCGCCAGAGATTTCGCGCCGAAGTACGTCGACGGATTAACGACGGGCGAGGCGATCAACCGCTTCCGGCTCTTGGACAAGAAGGGCAGGCCGCTCCCCTGCCAGCTTACAGGCATAGAACATGATACGCTGCACAAGCGTCTGAGATCTGACGGAAGACACCACAATTTCGGAGGCGACGTGTATCGCTTGGCAGTGGAGATGACGCTGCCTGCGTGCGGCTTCACGGGGCTCCGCGTGGAACCTACGGAGGAGTCCAACCGCAATTTCGGCAGCCTTCTCTCCGGACCGATGACGGCGGCCACCGAACGCTTGAGTTTGACGGTGCATCCCGACGGCACGGCAGCGCTGTCCGACAAGGCGAGCGGCATGACCTGCGGCCCGCTGTTTCTCTACGAAGACACTGGCGACAGCGGCGACGGATGGACGCGCGGACAATTGACGAACGACATCGCCTACAAGTCTCCCGGCACACGTGTCACGACGGCCCTCGAAGAAGATGGCCCCTTGCGCGCCGTGTTTCGCGTCGAGCGCGAGTTCGAACTGCCCGCCGCGATGGACCGTAAGACGCGCAAACGGTCAGACGGCCGCGTATGCTTGCGGGTAACCGACCGCATCTTCGTCACAAAGGGGTCCCCCTGCGTGAACGTGAAGACGCGCGTGGAGAACACGGTCCGGGACCATCGGCTGCGCGTGCTGTTTCCCACCCCCATCAAGACCGGCATATCGTTCGCCGAGACCCCCTTCGCAGTGGTCGAGCGCGCCATTGATGTCCCCGCGGAAGCAGCGTTGTGGCATGAGCGGGTGAATCCAGAGACGGCCTTCACCCGGCTCTTCGGCATTCAGGACGGCCAGAAAGGGCTCGCCATTCTTTGCCCGGCGGGGTTGCACGAGTATGAGGTTACCCAAACGCCTGAACGCGCCTTGTCGTTGACGCTATTCCGGTCAACACAGCAGACCGTGGGCACGCCAGGACAACCCGACGGCCAACTGCTCGAACCCATGGAATTCGACTACCTCGTATACCCGTTTGCGGCGCCCTTTGATGCTGTGGCGGCATTACGTATCGTACAGGAGGCGCAAACAGGGATCCGTACCCATGAAGCGGAATCCCTGCCAGACGACGTTTCCTTCTGCCGCCTTGAAGACAACGCGGCTGTCGTTACCGCACTGAAACCGGCAGCCGACGGCAACGGAGGCATCCTCCGCTTGTGGAATCCCACTGACGACAACGTGGCCGAGACCGTCTCTTTCTCCAAGTCGCTGAATGCCGCGCACGTCTGCAATCTCGCCGAAGAGCCCGGGCAAGCGCTGACCCTGAAACACGGAAAACGTTTTACGGTGCAGGTGCCCGCCCGCGGTCTTGCAACAGTCCGGTTCACCTGGTGA
- a CDS encoding tetratricopeptide repeat protein, which produces MNAEEVKQRFQQAAALFQAQQYENALQVLEQLDNAVPNNSDIMYFKARVLGVLSRIQEAAALCDRLTALGDPRGGQLKAALSVAPSGPPPFPSPQDQPAAGPPPLLPGQDMTEPSYLPPRFAAGRGSNKRMNIIGFSLMGALLLAALVVVIVRGRGGEEEETLPPQAPAGEQLAAAQTEASTEAATPETAPGETTAAPAAAEQPAPPAAGAESTQALMARLEGMAPAEQAKAMAEMDTAQLAELMKIQTATVLEMMEKQAATPQAIQVAAQLRQQFEQTDFIAAAKMTKELLAQATPEMLAQMGASSFTGSEPSSDLMTNDIMKGLNLDKGVPPETPENAAPGETNTATEAAAPAEQPEEPPQEAEEAPEEVPAAAPKEPAGEAKPQPEEEEPVKPVFGKEVARIIEFPKDESLGSLFLRRSGVLEREPWEKVGEAKGKIGIPPNQDVKLQMQTYHVGPLLKLGPDDIQVLSLWSVKVGDENLEPVKHLTGLKELDIRQTKITQDGWRKLQEALPKCRVLY; this is translated from the coding sequence ATGAATGCTGAAGAGGTTAAACAACGGTTTCAACAGGCAGCCGCCTTGTTCCAGGCCCAGCAGTACGAGAATGCGCTTCAGGTGTTGGAACAACTGGACAACGCCGTTCCGAACAATTCGGACATCATGTACTTCAAGGCGCGTGTTCTAGGCGTCTTGAGCCGCATTCAAGAAGCGGCGGCGTTGTGCGATAGGCTGACCGCGCTGGGCGATCCCCGCGGCGGGCAATTGAAGGCTGCTCTGAGTGTTGCGCCATCCGGACCGCCCCCCTTTCCGAGTCCGCAAGACCAGCCTGCGGCTGGCCCCCCTCCACTTCTGCCCGGACAGGACATGACGGAGCCGTCGTATCTGCCGCCGCGGTTCGCGGCGGGGCGCGGAAGCAACAAGAGAATGAATATCATTGGCTTCAGCCTCATGGGCGCGTTGCTGTTGGCTGCATTGGTTGTGGTGATTGTGCGCGGCCGCGGAGGCGAGGAAGAAGAGACCCTTCCTCCGCAGGCCCCTGCGGGAGAGCAGCTGGCTGCCGCTCAAACGGAGGCCTCAACGGAGGCCGCCACGCCTGAAACTGCCCCGGGCGAAACGACTGCCGCTCCCGCTGCCGCGGAACAACCTGCGCCGCCCGCCGCTGGAGCTGAGTCCACCCAGGCCTTGATGGCCAGGCTCGAGGGGATGGCGCCTGCCGAGCAGGCCAAGGCGATGGCGGAGATGGACACGGCCCAACTGGCGGAATTGATGAAGATACAGACGGCGACCGTTCTCGAAATGATGGAAAAACAAGCTGCTACGCCGCAAGCAATACAAGTTGCGGCCCAACTGCGCCAGCAGTTCGAGCAAACCGATTTTATAGCTGCAGCCAAGATGACGAAGGAACTACTGGCCCAGGCTACCCCTGAAATGCTCGCGCAAATGGGCGCGTCTTCATTCACGGGCAGCGAGCCATCCAGCGATTTGATGACGAATGACATTATGAAGGGGTTAAATCTGGATAAGGGTGTACCACCTGAGACGCCCGAGAACGCGGCACCTGGGGAGACGAACACAGCAACAGAGGCCGCAGCCCCCGCGGAACAACCCGAAGAGCCTCCCCAAGAGGCCGAGGAGGCCCCAGAAGAAGTGCCTGCGGCCGCCCCAAAGGAACCAGCCGGGGAAGCCAAGCCGCAACCTGAAGAAGAGGAACCCGTCAAGCCGGTGTTCGGAAAGGAAGTGGCCAGGATAATCGAGTTCCCGAAAGACGAGAGCCTGGGTTCGCTATTCCTGCGCAGGTCGGGGGTGTTGGAACGCGAACCATGGGAAAAGGTCGGAGAGGCCAAAGGGAAAATCGGGATCCCGCCGAATCAGGACGTCAAACTCCAGATGCAGACCTATCACGTTGGGCCGCTTCTTAAACTCGGGCCCGACGATATCCAGGTGCTCAGCCTGTGGAGCGTGAAAGTCGGCGACGAGAATCTTGAACCCGTCAAGCACTTGACGGGACTGAAAGAACTCGACATCCGGCAAACGAAGATCACTCAGGACGGGTGGCGAAAGCTTCAAGAAGCCCTGCCGAAATGCCGGGTTCTTTACTGA
- a CDS encoding trehalase family glycosidase: MADYANVWPSGGLFAFSGVDGKTCFREPFVASGTTDDVGWDFWLEPRLIVRPKCGEAPLRPMPQAGSFCFSDCWDFPVVAGETRGRLRGAFRDRSSMLLSIDMNSGAGLPPPELELPGDNCAGKIEFSVARRGCWVAVAQSEPARIRSFAIAISCANEAEALARARATLVADLNAVIEARLQFYTSARLPARMASTDEPIFYKALSVIKTNYESAQEDIPCRWTTPDRMPHRRMWLWDSAFHAVGSRHVSTQLAEEAIYALFAKQHADGKLALAVHPGKIELAEHDTQPPIVAWAVWKLFQRSENEEFLERVYDGLARYLQWFEQNRKNPNGLYGWYIRTDEDPVKAARGGESGMDNSPRFDQAAAMTAVDLCSYLAAEYLVMQKIAKKLGHSDDEAEWRRREQAIVERVNELLWDDEDRFYYDLDENGKPILVKTAAGLLALHGHIPDHDRAEALRTHLLSPAEFWPLFPVPTVACDEESFATDLWRGCTWLNINLLLFYALEHYGFLEEARLLARTSVDEVARWYRRTGCIHECYDPFGQTMPPDLPRKGAPGSAGGVGFGVIADFHWSAAAIVDFLYAIC; the protein is encoded by the coding sequence ATGGCAGATTATGCGAATGTCTGGCCGTCAGGGGGGCTGTTTGCCTTTTCGGGGGTAGACGGCAAAACCTGTTTTCGTGAGCCTTTCGTCGCATCAGGCACGACCGATGATGTCGGCTGGGATTTTTGGCTGGAGCCGCGGCTGATAGTGCGTCCGAAGTGTGGGGAGGCGCCTCTTCGCCCGATGCCTCAAGCGGGCTCGTTCTGTTTTTCCGATTGTTGGGACTTTCCCGTCGTTGCCGGGGAAACACGCGGCCGGCTTCGGGGAGCGTTTCGCGACCGCTCCTCCATGCTGTTGTCCATTGACATGAATTCGGGCGCCGGCCTGCCTCCGCCGGAGCTTGAATTGCCGGGTGACAATTGCGCGGGCAAGATTGAATTCAGTGTCGCGCGAAGGGGGTGCTGGGTCGCGGTTGCGCAGAGTGAGCCAGCCAGAATCCGTTCCTTCGCCATCGCGATTTCCTGCGCGAATGAGGCAGAAGCGCTCGCCCGGGCGCGCGCCACCCTCGTTGCGGACCTCAACGCCGTTATCGAGGCCCGGCTGCAATTCTACACCTCTGCCCGGTTGCCTGCGCGCATGGCAAGCACCGACGAGCCGATCTTCTACAAGGCGCTCAGCGTCATCAAGACGAATTATGAAAGCGCCCAGGAGGATATCCCCTGCCGGTGGACCACCCCTGACCGGATGCCACACCGGCGCATGTGGCTGTGGGATTCCGCTTTTCATGCGGTGGGGTCGCGGCACGTTTCGACGCAGCTTGCCGAAGAGGCCATCTATGCGTTGTTCGCCAAGCAGCATGCGGACGGCAAGCTGGCCCTGGCCGTTCACCCGGGCAAGATAGAGTTGGCGGAACACGATACGCAACCGCCCATTGTCGCATGGGCGGTGTGGAAACTGTTTCAACGCTCGGAAAACGAGGAATTCCTGGAACGCGTCTACGACGGCCTTGCACGTTACCTCCAATGGTTCGAACAAAACCGCAAGAATCCCAATGGACTCTACGGGTGGTACATCCGCACCGACGAAGATCCTGTCAAGGCCGCCCGGGGCGGTGAGTCGGGCATGGACAACAGTCCTCGCTTCGACCAGGCTGCCGCGATGACAGCCGTCGACCTTTGCAGCTATCTCGCCGCCGAGTACTTGGTCATGCAGAAGATCGCCAAGAAGCTGGGGCATTCCGATGATGAGGCCGAGTGGCGCCGCCGGGAACAGGCCATCGTGGAAAGGGTAAACGAACTTCTTTGGGACGACGAAGACCGCTTCTATTACGATCTCGATGAAAACGGCAAGCCCATCCTTGTGAAGACGGCGGCGGGGTTGCTGGCTCTGCATGGCCATATTCCGGACCATGACCGGGCAGAGGCGCTTCGAACGCATCTGCTGAGCCCGGCGGAGTTCTGGCCGCTCTTCCCCGTGCCTACAGTCGCTTGCGATGAAGAGTCGTTCGCTACCGATTTATGGCGCGGCTGCACATGGCTCAACATCAACCTGCTCCTCTTCTATGCACTCGAACACTATGGTTTTCTTGAAGAAGCCCGTTTGCTGGCCCGCACAAGTGTCGACGAAGTGGCGCGGTGGTACAGGAGGACAGGCTGTATTCACGAATGTTACGACCCCTTTGGACAGACAATGCCTCCCGACCTGCCTCGGAAAGGCGCGCCGGGAAGCGCCGGCGGCGTAGGGTTTGGCGTGATTGCCGACTTTCACTGGTCCGCCGCCGCTATCGTCGATTTCCTCTACGCCATCTGTTGA
- a CDS encoding BadF/BadG/BcrA/BcrD ATPase family protein, which translates to MSETKKELWLAIEGGGTKTRLYLSDTDRKVLAREVGGTSSSLYVQAPDYEAYASRMRVLLRNIRETADDACGRVTVVGLAAPMVQELVTKLVREVLGAVEFVFTSEAAIALACHDLSSGVSMVAGTGAGCVALNEEGLGAGCGGFGPQFGDEGSGYWIGREAIAAAMRENDGRGPETALTRALCAFYGIGHILEIYKFRDPGGHVSGPKVASCVPVVFETARAGDSVARAVCRGAGHALGHTIVATVRRAGITERPVPVVLTGGVFNGGALILTPLRRVLRRSGIEFKLFPVVTEPGEGILKVIEKQRQGVS; encoded by the coding sequence ATGTCAGAAACTAAGAAAGAGTTGTGGCTTGCCATCGAGGGAGGCGGGACCAAGACCCGTCTCTATTTATCGGATACGGACCGGAAAGTCCTGGCCCGGGAAGTCGGCGGGACCTCGTCCAGCCTGTATGTGCAGGCGCCGGACTACGAGGCCTATGCCTCGCGAATGCGCGTCCTGCTCCGGAACATCAGGGAAACCGCCGATGATGCGTGCGGTCGCGTCACGGTTGTGGGTCTGGCGGCCCCCATGGTGCAGGAACTGGTAACGAAGCTTGTTCGCGAGGTCCTTGGCGCTGTCGAGTTTGTCTTCACGTCGGAGGCGGCAATCGCCTTGGCGTGTCACGACCTCTCCTCAGGCGTCAGCATGGTGGCCGGCACGGGAGCGGGATGCGTGGCCCTCAACGAAGAGGGGCTGGGCGCCGGGTGCGGCGGCTTCGGGCCCCAGTTCGGCGACGAAGGCAGCGGCTACTGGATCGGCCGCGAGGCCATTGCGGCCGCCATGCGCGAGAACGACGGCCGGGGGCCGGAAACGGCCCTTACCCGGGCCCTGTGCGCATTCTATGGGATCGGCCACATCCTGGAGATCTACAAGTTTCGCGACCCGGGAGGGCATGTGTCCGGGCCGAAGGTCGCCTCATGCGTGCCTGTAGTATTTGAAACGGCGCGCGCGGGCGATTCGGTTGCCAGGGCCGTTTGCCGCGGCGCGGGGCACGCCTTAGGTCATACCATCGTCGCTACGGTCAGGCGCGCGGGAATAACCGAGAGGCCAGTGCCTGTCGTATTAACAGGCGGCGTGTTCAACGGGGGCGCGCTCATACTGACACCGCTCAGGCGGGTTCTTCGCCGAAGCGGAATCGAATTCAAGCTCTTCCCCGTGGTGACGGAACCGGGGGAAGGGATACTCAAGGTGATTGAAAAACAAAGACAGGGAGTTTCTTGA
- a CDS encoding sugar isomerase domain-containing protein, whose amino-acid sequence MGYLDDFFAAAGSVFEEIRSTQRAAIENAAEAIASSLAGGGALCVMDTGHMLKHEAFNRAGGLMTIAPFSYALNLENPLHHRKVERTKAELAALEARTVALALDTSLLKSGDVLIINSNSGRTPNVIETALQCRERGITTIGISSSAQMRGCDAAHPSGKKLFDVVDVALDNCAPFGDAAVEVKDGEKMCPMSGMAGAYCLWAVHAEAVERLQARGINPTIFRSVHVSGGGFIEEQRKKFLEKGI is encoded by the coding sequence ATGGGATACCTGGATGATTTCTTTGCCGCGGCGGGCAGCGTCTTTGAAGAGATCCGCTCCACACAACGAGCTGCCATAGAAAACGCAGCGGAGGCGATTGCCTCAAGTCTTGCCGGGGGCGGCGCTTTGTGTGTCATGGATACCGGGCACATGCTGAAGCACGAGGCTTTCAACCGCGCCGGAGGGCTCATGACAATCGCGCCCTTCTCCTATGCGCTGAACCTCGAGAACCCTCTTCACCACCGGAAAGTGGAACGTACCAAGGCGGAACTGGCCGCTTTGGAAGCGCGCACGGTGGCGCTGGCGCTCGACACCAGTCTCCTTAAATCCGGCGACGTGCTTATCATCAATTCCAACTCGGGCCGCACCCCCAACGTCATCGAAACCGCGCTGCAGTGCCGCGAACGGGGCATCACGACTATCGGCATCTCGTCCTCCGCCCAGATGCGCGGATGCGATGCAGCCCATCCTTCGGGCAAGAAACTGTTTGATGTGGTCGATGTCGCACTCGATAACTGCGCCCCGTTCGGCGACGCGGCCGTGGAGGTCAAGGACGGCGAAAAGATGTGTCCCATGAGCGGCATGGCTGGCGCCTACTGTCTCTGGGCCGTGCATGCGGAAGCCGTCGAGCGTCTGCAGGCTCGGGGCATCAATCCTACGATTTTCCGCAGCGTGCACGTCAGCGGCGGAGGGTTCATCGAGGAACAGCGCAAGAAATTCCTGGAGAAAGGCATCTAG